The genomic stretch GTCTGCAGGTGGAGGTCGGAGGAGCCGCGGGATGGTGGTGGAGGTCCTCGGGAAGGTGCTGACCCTGTTTTCGGTCGTCCTCATCTTCCTCACCTTCCCGATCTCAGTCTGGATGTGTGCGAAGGTGAAAGAAGGGAGAAACAGTCAGACTGTAACTTTACTGAGAAGTAAAAGACTCTTGGACATGCTTCTACTTTTGTCACTGAGCGCAGAGACAAACTGATTCATCAGCTGatggaaaatttatttattaatgaaaCAAGCATATGAGAGAAAATGTGACGATTCTCTGCGTTTTTATGTCATTGtacaataaataactaaaattaAGTTTCCAGAACGTAATGAGCCAGAGGAGCTTTTTATTGCAGCTTTTGGATCTTTTTAGTCCAAGGAAAAATAGTGGGTTAAATTAATGAAAACTATTTCTAGTCTGACAAATAAAAGGCTAGATGGCGATAGATAAATTTAAAGTTAACACTAGAAGTGAGGTTCttactaaaactaaaaatgggTATGAAATCATCTTAGTTTAGTCTGTTATGTTTCTGTGGGGATATAAAAATATGAGGTGTGAGAACAGCAAACTAACCATATGTTTCAGTTTGCGTAGATGCTGCTACACAAACTCTGAGTGAAGGGGAGGtcttaaaaaacacacatctgtCCACATCTGTGCATTTATTCTCTGTAAGGGCAGCACAGAGGCAGTCGCTCCGAAACCTGAGAGAAAAAAACTCTGCAGGTTTTTGTGTCTGTCAGGTGGAGCTAATTATGTGTCTTAGCAACAGGCTGCTATTAACAGTGTCTGAAGGCACAGTTTAAAATTGGCTCTTTGCTAAcctgtctgttatgtgtagaccagcactggttcatcccttgagtttggtgttaagtggcttaaaaactgtgaaagtgcttcagaaagctggagaactgtcACCCAGGACCACGatttaaaaatatcaacaacATCCGGCTGCTTGGAAGCCAAATATAAAGAGAtgggggtgactcaagactttcaCACAGCACTCTgaagctaaaataaaataaaagatgaaaataatttaaaatgtagtagtagtagcagcagcagcagtagtattagtagcagcagcagcagccctcaGAGCTCTGCAGCCCCTCTGAACATGGCAGCAATGATCTGAGTTACATTCTGTGTTAACCAAAGGAGAGACAGAGTGAGCATCAGGACTCTAACAGCTGCTGCGCTGGTTAACCAGAGCTGCAAAGAAACACTATCAACAACACACTCGCTCAGCTTTACGGGGTGAACTCTGCTTGACTGTGACACGTCAGCGTGTTTTCTCCACCCTTTGCACGTTTTTTCAGAGCTGCACGTCATCACGGTGGGCAGTGTGAGACCCTGGAGGCAGGCTGTAGGCCCACCTAATCAGACCTTTTTCCACtaatgcaacacaaacaaaaactctcCATTCTTTGCTTTCACTGGGCCGAGTAAGTTACTGATGAGATGTGAGAGAGACTCAAAGCCTGTCTGTCATTGAGTTTTCTATTGGTGGAGCAAAAAGGAAACCCAAACCTGCCATGTTTACTTGTAGAAATACGCTGTGGTTTTCCGGCCCTCCACACACTCGGACACGTTTGTTTGTCTTGAGATGAatcattattttctttggttCATTGTAAAGTTGTTCATTTTCTCTGAGCAGGATTTGTCTCCAGAGTTTAAACTCTCAGGGGTTTTTCACGTGCACCGTGCTGGTGAGCAGATTGTGGTTTCTGTGCTGCAGGTCATTCAGGAGTACGAGAGGGCGGTCGTCTTCAGACTAGGCCGAGTTACTGAAGGACCAGCCAGAGGACCCGGTATCAGAAActcttctctctgtcctctgACCTCCAGCAGCAAGGCTGAAGCTCCTCTTTCACAGTTATGGGTGTAAATGTGCAGCATTAGCTGTGACAGAGTGGAAGTAAAAGGCTGAAGTTCAGAATTATTAGAATAAACACAGGACTGCACGTAAAACTGTGTTAATACTTTTTTATCCTGCTCATCCACAGCTGACAGGGATATAATGATTAAAACTTAAACCAGCTTTATTTACACATCAGTTTAATCCATTATCTGTTTGGTTTCTTGCACTAAATTAGATgaacttaatgttttattttgacataatCTAAAATAATACTTTCAGGGTTTTCTCCTTTGAGTATCACTCCctgcaaacaagcaaaaacaggaaatctTGGATCTTCTCACCTCCTTGTATCCCTGCAGGTCTGCTCTGGGTCATCCCCTGGTTGGACTCCATCCAGAAAGTGGACCTGCGCAGCGTGTCCATTCACATACAGCCACAAGAGGTCAGCAGTGATCACACAGTGACTGCAGTGCTGTAGTTCATCACATATAAAAAAAGTTTCCATGCAGCCTGCAAAGAAtcagctgctttttgtttttgcacaataaatttaacatatttaatgaGGCTCTGCAGAAATTTCCCTTTGCACTGTGAATCTTTATTTGGGGCTTTTTAATCTACTTTTTGCTGGCATTTTTGAGTCCTCGTAGCTTCAAGAACAAAGTGAAGTTTTcaggatttaaaaacaatggTTTGGTTTGCTGTTAGAGAAACTTTCCTCTGTTTTCCCTTTCTCTGCCTCCTGCTGTCTTCAGGTCTTGACTGCGGATGCGGTGCCGTTAAAGGTggatgctgttgtgtttttccgGGTGGTGAACCCCTTTATGTGGGTGATGCATGTGAAAAATGGCCCCCAGGCCATATGCTTGCTGGCCCAGACGATCCTGAAGACCGCGATAGGGGCTCACACTCTGGCAGACCTGTTAACGCAGAAGCTGGCCATCAGAAAGAGGATGGAAGTGAGTGAGACGGCGAAGACTCGGGCTCTGTAGTTTAAAGGTAGACGCAGATGGATATTTGATTCGGCACAGATTTTACACCTGGCGCTCTTCCTGAGGCAGCCTTCACATTCATCTTCTGACCTCCTGATGCCGAGTTTGCATTTCCTCAGGAAACTTTTGCATGTACAGTGAATGCTACACGAGTGTCCACAGGTCTGATTGACCTCAAGGTGCCTCTTTGGTTTCTGTGAAGAAGAGCCAATCTTGAATGACAGTTATTTTTAAGTAGACAGCATATTTGCTCAgtgagaggaggaaggaaggacaAGTTTAGATCAAAAGCAAAACAGGCGTCAAATACGCTGCAAATTTACCATCAGCTGCCAAGTTTGATGCTGCACTTTCACCTCATAATATCACAAAGATATGCAGCGAGGTTTCAGACAGAATTCAGCGGcagctttattttctgctgGTTAAATCTGTTAGAGGTGTGAGGAGCGTATCAGTGGAAGCTTATACATACAACCTGCTGTGCCTGTTTTGTCCTGCAGATGGTGCTGCATGATGCATCCAAACCATGGGGCGCTCAGGTGGAGCGGGTGGAGCTCAAAGCCATGATGCTTCCCGTTGACCTGCAGCGCTGCATGGCTTCAGAGGCCGAGGCCCTCAGGAGGGCCAGGGcaaaggtacacacacacacacacacacacgcacttttatttaataaatttgtgttatttatagtttttttcactttatttgctagtttagtgattttattttgttaaaatattCCAGTTTTATGTGTGTactatattttttattgtatacACCTGTTGCCTTTTTACATGTGTATTttatgtagttttattttatttaatcatattattatttataatttttatttatgttatatGTTTTTACATATGTTAGCTTCTGATTAGCttgtcagatttatttttttaagcacacCTATAAGGTTTGATGATTTTCTTactgatttcattttgttttggaaaatactatttaaaatatgttatgttaatatgttaataaaattaaagtaatatccatccatccattcacttccataTACACATTAAAGTAATATACATATTAAAGTAATATACAAATCATAATCCTTGCTTCTCCCCAGAACTTtgtgtctgaaaaaaaataataaccttTGACTCTTATGTGATCTGTACCtgcctcttcttttttctgtgtttcagatGATCGCAGCCACAGGGGAAGTTACGGCGTCTCACGCATTGATGGAGGCTGCGTCGACGTTTGAAGGAAGCTCTGTGGCGTTACACCTGAAATTCTTGCATTCGCTGTTTTCTGTGCAGAGCAGCGTGCAGTCCATCGTGGTCCTCCCCATTCCCATAGAACTCCTTGACATTATGATTTCCCAGGTGCCCTAGCACCTCACAGACATCCAAACTCTGGAGCTCTTTGCTGGGacaaaaagtagaaaaagatTTAAACCAGAATGTGATAAAGAAACCAAAGGAACAAAGTTGTGTGAGCATTACTTTGATAAGACATTTGTGGTCTGACTGTTAAACCCTTTGCCTCAGCTGGGGTTGTAACATAAGAGGGGGGGTTGCCCAGGACAGGGATGATAATgtgatttgttatttttttttggttaataaATAAGTGTGTTAAATAATCAAGATTCCAGTGTTAATAATCAAACAGCCTGAGGTGAGTTCATAGCATAGTTGGGGGCTTGTCCAGGATATGTATAGCAATAGTAGCCTGTAGAGGCTCTGGCCTCCCACAGCAAGACAATGTTCCCTCCACACTGCACAACCTGCTCAGGAACAGCTCAAGAAACACAACAAGGAAACCAAGGCCAGCAGAACCTCCTGGTCCCAATCTAACCACCGACATAATATTGTTCCATGTGGTTGGTTTTAATGTCACTgatctttggcttttaaacttaAATCTAAAAGGTCGTGTTATTGGAAGCCCTTCAGTTCTGCTTCTTTTCATTCCTGCAAGTCTTCAAGCCTCAGATGTTCTCACGCTGCCTGACTGAAGCACAAATCTTCCCACTCAGATTTGGCAGATTTGGTGAGGAAATCTCCCGCCCTGCAGCTCAGAGTGCCAGAGAACGGAGCCACGTTGGAACATCCCATTATCATTACCTAATACTTTGACACATGAATATGCTTCGGTTCAACGGCTAAGATGTGATGATCTGAGCAGAAGACTCAGATTAGCTGAAGACTCCAGTAATAGAACATCCAGCTTTATGGCTTCCTGACCCCCTTCTTATTCAGCACCTTCAGATTATAAagtcatcattattattttgaaCATCCTATTTAAGTGTAAAACTAGGAAACTTTTATATTATCAGTTATTCaggttcatattaaacattttattgcaGTGCAGATTTAGTTACTACTTTATTTACATATGACATATGATGAGCttataaaatacacaaagattGGgaagttttctatttttaagatttacaCTATAAATATAATCTAATGTAACTCATCAGCCTTCTGTAGGAGCctacttttatttttggagCTGAATACAGTTCATTGTTATTAGTCATTTTATTGATATTGcagttctctctcttttttctctttatttggaCAAAGTTAAATGCATGTTTCTGAACTCCAGTCATACAGGCTTAAACACCAGCCAGCAACCAATGGCCATTCCTCGAGCAGTTGGTGAGAGGTCGCTGGAGGTTGCAAAGATTTAGAGCTGCCTAAAATATGCAAAAGAAAGgagctaaaataaaaataaacaataaagcaaaataataaaTTCCAAGAAAGCAGCTTCATGaagtaaaataactgaaattcaATAATGAAAAATGTAGCATAAAAAATGTCAGATAACATTAGTGGACAGTGCATACATGCAGCGTGTTAATATACACTTTAGGATATAAGCCATTAAAATTAGACTGAAGTACAGATGTGGTGACTCTGAGGCTTCCCTGTGTCTTTACTGACTGCTGAGGTTGCAGTAAGATGTTTAATGATGAAGAAATCCTGACGCCCGCTCACCCATTGCTGATTTTATAATCTCTGAGTAGATCCCCCGATCTGCCCTCTCCGTCTTATCAAGTCAGGTGACCGATGAGATAAGCTCTTTAACTCATCAGAACATCGTGACCCCCAAAATAGCCCCACGGTTATTTTCGGATGCAGCAGCACACGGTAGCATCATCGCCtcgcagcaagaaggtcctgggtttgattccaggacctttctgtgtggagtttgcacactctcccccacagtccaaaggcatgcatgtTAGGGTAAGTGGTTATTCTAAATTGGTTGTCTCTgactgtgttagccctgcaacagcctgacgacctgtccagggtgtaataGGCCTCtcagcctatcacagctgggaTAAACtccaaccctgaactggataaatggaagaatgACTGGATGCTGACACAGAAGAGACTctcaaaactgaaacacatcCATCTCCAACATGTGGCTGATTAAAGATCGATGACTGCTTGGAGTGAAAGGAGCACACATTCAtcagtgttttgtattttctctgtgTTCACAGGCTGCAGGATAAAGACACCATCAGGGTTTAGATCAGACGTGGGTCACGTTTCCTCAGCGGGTCTGACTGGTTCAATAAGCAACTAAAcaactaaaaagaaacacaaagaatcaAACTTAAATTGTGGCCcgcatatttaatatttatcaaCACATTTTgtatacagtgggggaaataactGATCCTCTGCTGAATTGGTCAGTTTTCTCATAAAGActtgaacagtctctaatttttatggagagacagaatatcaacaaaaaatccagacaaaacacaaaagttCTAAATTGATTTTCATATTTGATCcacaagcaaaacatgactgaGCACACGAGCACAGCGGTGACACATTTCTGGTAGTCGGTctccaggtttgcacacatctcaggagggatgttggtccactcctctttacagaaaatccttcaggtt from Archocentrus centrarchus isolate MPI-CPG fArcCen1 chromosome 20, fArcCen1, whole genome shotgun sequence encodes the following:
- the LOC115799299 gene encoding erythrocyte band 7 integral membrane protein-like isoform X2, which codes for MVVEVLGKVLTLFSVVLIFLTFPISVWMCAKVIQEYERAVVFRLGRVTEGPARGPGLLWVIPWLDSIQKVDLRSVSIHIQPQEVLTADAVPLKVDAVVFFRVVNPFMWVMHVKNGPQAICLLAQTILKTAIGAHTLADLLTQKLAIRKRMEMVLHDASKPWGAQVERVELKAMMLPVDLQRCMASEAEALRRARAKMIAATGEVTASHALMEAASTFEGSSVALHLKFLHSLFSVQSSVQSIVVLPIPIELLDIMISQVP
- the LOC115799299 gene encoding stomatin-4-like isoform X1: MLRRVISGLNTVVPVTAEECNTGAGGGRRSRGMVVEVLGKVLTLFSVVLIFLTFPISVWMCAKVIQEYERAVVFRLGRVTEGPARGPGLLWVIPWLDSIQKVDLRSVSIHIQPQEVLTADAVPLKVDAVVFFRVVNPFMWVMHVKNGPQAICLLAQTILKTAIGAHTLADLLTQKLAIRKRMEMVLHDASKPWGAQVERVELKAMMLPVDLQRCMASEAEALRRARAKMIAATGEVTASHALMEAASTFEGSSVALHLKFLHSLFSVQSSVQSIVVLPIPIELLDIMISQVP
- the LOC115799299 gene encoding erythrocyte band 7 integral membrane protein-like isoform X3, yielding MQHRGRWRSEEPRDGGGGPREGADPVFGRPHLPHLPDLSLDVCEGLLWVIPWLDSIQKVDLRSVSIHIQPQEVLTADAVPLKVDAVVFFRVVNPFMWVMHVKNGPQAICLLAQTILKTAIGAHTLADLLTQKLAIRKRMEMVLHDASKPWGAQVERVELKAMMLPVDLQRCMASEAEALRRARAKMIAATGEVTASHALMEAASTFEGSSVALHLKFLHSLFSVQSSVQSIVVLPIPIELLDIMISQVP
- the LOC115799299 gene encoding erythrocyte band 7 integral membrane protein-like isoform X4; protein product: MVLTWRSEEPRDGGGGPREGADPVFGRPHLPHLPDLSLDVCEGLLWVIPWLDSIQKVDLRSVSIHIQPQEVLTADAVPLKVDAVVFFRVVNPFMWVMHVKNGPQAICLLAQTILKTAIGAHTLADLLTQKLAIRKRMEMVLHDASKPWGAQVERVELKAMMLPVDLQRCMASEAEALRRARAKMIAATGEVTASHALMEAASTFEGSSVALHLKFLHSLFSVQSSVQSIVVLPIPIELLDIMISQVP